From a single Nicotiana tomentosiformis chromosome 2, ASM39032v3, whole genome shotgun sequence genomic region:
- the LOC138905080 gene encoding uncharacterized protein, translating into MHNVSHHLLRGVLFHFSAYAIWEDMRERFDKVTTSRMFYLHKTIFTLTKGTSSISVYYSKLKDLWGEYDSLMPPPSCECTKSKEYANHLQYQRLLQFLMGLNDGYSHARSQILMKSHVPNINQAYAMLLQDESQKMVAGRHCALTENMDPTALFTAKHSGQRLGNKNYNLECDYCHTRGHSKDNCFKLMKCDFCNMKGHLKENCYKIIRYPPDFKP; encoded by the coding sequence ATGCATAATGTTAGTCATCATTTGCTTAGAGGAGTGCTGTTTCATTTCAGTGCTTATGCTATTTGGGAGGACATGCGAGAGCGCTTTGATAAGGTGACAACTTCTCGTATGTTTTATCTGCATAAGACAATTTTCACCTTAACAAAGGGTACTTCATCCATTTCTGTGTATTATTCCAAATTGAAGGACTTATGGGGTGAATATGATTCATTGATGCCCCCTCCTTCCTGTGAATGTACAAAATCCAAGGAATATGCTAATCATTTACAATACCAACGCTTGTTACAATTTCTTATGGGTCTCAATGACGGATATAGCCATGCACGCAGCCAGATCTTGATGAAATCACACGTTCCTAATATTAACCAAGCATATGCAATGCTGCTTCAGGATGAGAGTCAAAAAATGGTCGCAGGAAGGCATTGTGCATTGACTGAAAATATGGATCCTACTGCCCTATTTACTGCTAAACATTCTGGTCAGAGGCTGGGGAATAAGAATTATAATCTGGAGTGTGATTATTGTCACACACGAGGTCATTCCAAGGATAATTGTTTCAAGTTAATGAAATGTGACTTTTGCAACATGAAAGGTCATTTGAAGGAAAATTGCTATAAAATCATACGGTACCCTCCTGATTTTAAGCCATAA
- the LOC138905079 gene encoding uncharacterized protein, which translates to MAGISLSDPDSSPTWIVDLLVDATKVGNSGHVQMPTGDSTQITHVGNFHLTGGDLIKDVLCVPAFKFNLFSVSKLVKALQCFVSFYLEFFIFQGLFTGRVKGIGKKEVELYILRPKGNAGVKEQMKSLAVRERTNSELWHKRMGHDNFHFSLGVDTDVYVAKVLDSITDRQMPQKFELICGTCNKVPYTILENKSPFEVFHNRVPSFSHLRVIGYLCYATILPRQDKFSPRAISSVLLGYETFQKGYKLYDMEHRTVFISRDVLFHENIFPLHS; encoded by the exons ATGGCAGGTATATCTTTGTCTGATCCTGATTCTAGTCCTACTTGGATAGTAGACTTGTTGGTTGATGCTACTAAAGTAGGAAACTCAGGACATGTTCAAATGCCTACTGGAGATTCCACTCAGATTACTCATGTAGGAAATTTCCACTTGACAGGAGGTGATCTCATTAAAGATGTATTGTGTGTACCAGCATTTAAATTCAACCTATTTTCAGTTTCAAAGCTGGTTAAGGCTTTGCAGTGCTTTGTTAGTTTCTATCTCGAATTCTTTATCTTCCAGGGACTCTTCACTGGGAGGGTGAAGGGAATTGGTAAGAAAGAAGTAGAACTTTACATCTTGAGACCAAAGGGAAATGCTGGAGTCAAGGAGCAGATGAAATCTTTGGCAGTAAGAGAGAGAACAAATTCAGAGTTATGGCACAAGAGGATGGGCCAT GATAACTTCCATTTTTCTCTAGGAGTTGATACTGATGTCTATGTTGCTAAGGTGCTTGACAGTATAACAGATAGGCAGATGCCTCAAAAGTTTGAGCTTATATGTGGAACTTGCAATAA AGTGCCCTATACTATTTTGGAAAACAAGTCTCCATTTGAAGTATTTCACAACAGAGTGCCTTCATTTTCTCATTTGCGAGTAATAGGTTACCTCTGCTATGCAACAATATTACCTAGACAAGACAAATTCAGCCCTAGAGCTATATCATCTGTGTTGCTTGGCTATGAGACTTTTCAGAAAGGTTACAAGCTCTATGACATGGAGCACAGAACAGTCTTTATTAGCAGAGATGTTCTCTTTCATGAGAACATATTTCCTTTACATTCATAA